The proteins below are encoded in one region of Glandiceps talaboti chromosome 17, keGlaTala1.1, whole genome shotgun sequence:
- the LOC144448565 gene encoding DNA damage-regulated autophagy modulator protein 2-like: MCCCDCRYRGGGLCFLPITLVVMSSATFITSYVIAVLRDDVVAVFPYISDTGTKPPESCIFGQFLNLSAFLAFATIYVRYKQVAEFHVGETSRLLTANKAGLIVGMLSSLGLSIVANFQETNVIIVHVIGASMVFGFGVSYTILQTGITYGMYPERNGISICRIRLFISIVSIVSMIIAMISAIFAHLEWQDHHDSHDDSQHWKPTDGGYAAHLVSTVAEWVMAFAFMFFFFTYVRDFQKVDMEAHMRLYVEHLDEIPVNEEPNERTRLIL, translated from the exons atGTGTTGCTGTGATTGTCGTTATCGCGGTGGAGGCCTATGTTTTCTACCAATCACACTGGTTGTAATGTCTTCAGCTACCTTTATTACCTCCTATGTTATTGCTGTACTCCGAGATGATGTGGTAGCAGTATTTCCATACATAAG TGACACTGGTACCAAACCACCAGAGAGTTGCATCTTTGGACAATTTCTGAATCTTTCAGCCTTTTTAG CATTTGCAACAATATATGTGAGATACAAACAGGTTGCTGAGTTCCATGTTGGTGAAACTAGTAGACTTCTTACAGCAAATAAAGCTGGATTGATTGTTGGAATGTTAAGTTCTCTTGGACTCAGTATTGTGGCTAATTTTCAG GAAACCAACGTCATCATTGTCCATGTGATTGGTGCTAGCATGGTGTTTGGATTTGGTGTTTCCTATACCATTTTACAGACAGGGATAACATATGGAATGTACCCGGAAAGAAATGGAATATCTATTTGTAGAATAAGGTTGTTTATATCTATAGTCTCCATTGTTAGTATGATTATTG CTATGATATCTGCTATCTTTGCTCATTTAGAATGGCAGGATCATCATGACAGTCATGATGACAGTCAACATTGGAAACCAACGGATGGG GGATATGCTGCACATCTGGTAAGCACAGTTGCAGAGTGGGTGATGGCATTTGCATTTATGTTTTTCTTCTTCACATATGTGCGGGATTTCCAGAAAGTTGACATGGAGGCACATATGAGACTTTACGTAGAACATTTGGATGAAATCCCTGTCAATGAGGAGCCAAATGAGAGAACAAGACTGATactttaa